One stretch of Chitinophaga pendula DNA includes these proteins:
- a CDS encoding alpha/beta hydrolase, whose amino-acid sequence MAKAISEVSDPALDPAINSQVKAFLRHLNSSDAKPMEQLSPVEARGVLEGAQQSVRVDVSGVDVEERTITEDGVSVGIRIIRPAGVKERLPAFMFFHGGGWVLGDFPTHQRFIRDLVVYAGLPAIYVDYDRSPEAKFPTAINQAYAATKWVAGHGDEINVDGKRLAVVGNSVGGNMSAVVALMAKERGGPDLRLQFLFWPVTNADFDTSSYHQYATGRFLTRNMMIWFWDNYLNDKSEGVHKYASPLRASLEELKGLPPAIIQTAENDVLRDEGEAYARKLDEADVPVTLVRYQGMIHDYGLLNPLADIPAVQNALLSAAAAIRVALQG is encoded by the coding sequence ATGGCAAAAGCAATATCTGAAGTATCAGATCCGGCGCTTGATCCTGCGATCAACAGCCAGGTAAAGGCCTTTTTGCGGCACCTGAACAGTAGTGATGCAAAACCTATGGAGCAGTTATCGCCTGTGGAAGCGCGAGGTGTGCTGGAAGGCGCTCAACAATCGGTTAGGGTGGACGTATCGGGTGTGGATGTAGAGGAACGTACCATTACGGAGGATGGGGTAAGTGTGGGTATCAGGATCATACGGCCAGCGGGTGTGAAAGAGCGGCTACCGGCGTTTATGTTCTTTCACGGAGGTGGTTGGGTATTAGGGGACTTTCCGACGCATCAGCGGTTCATCCGTGATCTGGTGGTGTATGCTGGTTTGCCCGCTATATATGTGGATTATGATCGCTCTCCTGAGGCAAAATTCCCCACTGCGATCAACCAGGCTTATGCTGCTACGAAATGGGTGGCAGGGCACGGTGATGAGATCAATGTGGATGGAAAGCGGCTGGCGGTAGTGGGGAACAGTGTTGGAGGTAATATGTCTGCGGTAGTGGCATTGATGGCTAAGGAGCGGGGAGGGCCGGACCTGCGGTTACAATTCCTGTTCTGGCCGGTGACCAATGCTGATTTTGATACTTCTTCCTATCATCAATATGCTACGGGCAGGTTTCTGACGCGTAATATGATGATCTGGTTCTGGGATAATTATCTCAATGATAAATCGGAGGGTGTTCACAAGTACGCGTCGCCATTGCGGGCTTCTCTGGAGGAGTTGAAGGGATTGCCTCCTGCTATTATCCAGACGGCGGAGAATGATGTATTACGTGATGAAGGAGAGGCTTATGCCCGTAAACTGGATGAGGCAGACGTACCGGTTACGTTGGTACGTTACCAGGGAATGATCCATGATTACGGGTTGTTGAACCCATTGGCGGATATCCCGGCGGTGCAAAATGCATTATTGTCTGCTGCTGCTGCGATCAGGGTGGCATTACAAGGTTAA
- the rmuC gene encoding DNA recombination protein RmuC, with the protein MTSLSLIISAALIIGFTVAWLIAKSNTKTITGNLQVAANRQVAMLQTTLEEQKILLAARNEELRQQQNMLTNALQTKTALETTLEQVNKTILELQNREQEALVRITDLQNTLTTVKEENASLDASEKATAKRLEEQQRFMTDAQQHLKDTFSALSAHALQNNNTSFVELAKAKLEEKVTEARGELDKKQQAIDAVVKPLAESLGKIDKTINDLEIKREGAYSNMNTLLDQMKQSTVALDKETRSLVSALKTSTSRGRYGEIALRRLVEFAGMMEYCDFQEQVSTDSDSGRLRPDMVIQLPGSRQVVVDSKVPLAAYLEVFETDEIPRQKLLMEKHVAAIKTHIKQLGSKAYWDQFPEAPDFVVMFMQIESSFGAALQLYPGIIEEALNNRIIIATPTTLITVLRSIGYCWNQIKTQENIDQIRDAAVEMYERTTILMDHITNIGKSLTATVSNYNKTVASLEGNFLPHTRTIHKYASASTKKNLSNIIPIDIATREVVAAPPQ; encoded by the coding sequence ATGACTAGTTTATCACTCATCATCTCAGCAGCATTGATCATAGGTTTTACTGTAGCCTGGCTCATCGCTAAAAGCAATACCAAAACGATCACCGGCAACCTCCAGGTAGCAGCAAACAGACAGGTAGCAATGCTGCAGACTACCCTCGAGGAACAGAAGATACTGCTCGCAGCCCGGAACGAAGAGTTACGTCAGCAGCAAAATATGCTCACCAACGCCCTGCAGACAAAAACCGCACTGGAAACCACGCTGGAACAGGTGAACAAAACCATATTGGAACTACAAAACAGAGAGCAGGAAGCATTAGTCAGAATAACAGACTTACAAAATACCCTGACAACCGTTAAAGAAGAAAATGCAAGCCTCGACGCCAGCGAAAAAGCAACAGCGAAACGCCTGGAAGAACAACAGCGCTTCATGACAGATGCACAACAACACCTCAAGGATACATTTAGCGCCTTATCCGCACATGCACTGCAAAATAACAATACTTCCTTTGTAGAATTAGCCAAAGCAAAACTAGAAGAGAAAGTAACAGAAGCCAGGGGAGAATTGGATAAAAAACAACAGGCAATCGACGCCGTAGTCAAACCGCTGGCAGAAAGCCTGGGTAAAATAGATAAAACGATCAACGATCTGGAAATAAAAAGGGAAGGTGCCTATAGCAATATGAACACGCTGCTGGATCAGATGAAACAAAGTACCGTCGCATTAGACAAAGAAACCCGCAGCCTGGTCAGCGCCTTAAAGACCAGCACCTCCCGTGGCAGGTATGGCGAGATCGCCTTGCGCAGATTGGTAGAATTCGCCGGTATGATGGAATACTGCGATTTTCAGGAACAGGTCAGCACAGACAGCGATAGCGGCCGGCTGCGCCCCGATATGGTGATCCAGCTCCCTGGCAGCAGACAAGTAGTCGTAGACAGCAAAGTACCATTGGCCGCTTACCTCGAAGTATTTGAAACAGACGAAATACCCCGGCAAAAACTACTGATGGAAAAACATGTTGCCGCCATCAAAACACATATCAAACAACTAGGAAGTAAAGCCTACTGGGATCAATTCCCCGAAGCACCAGACTTTGTCGTGATGTTTATGCAGATCGAAAGCAGCTTTGGAGCAGCACTACAGCTATATCCTGGCATAATAGAAGAAGCGTTGAACAATCGTATCATTATCGCTACACCTACTACGCTCATCACCGTATTACGCAGCATCGGCTATTGCTGGAACCAGATAAAAACACAGGAAAACATCGACCAGATCAGAGACGCCGCCGTAGAAATGTATGAACGCACCACCATATTAATGGATCACATAACAAACATCGGGAAAAGCCTCACAGCCACCGTCAGTAATTACAACAAAACCGTAGCAAGCCTGGAAGGAAACTTCCTGCCACATACAAGAACAATACATAAGTACGCATCAGCATCTACCAAAAAGAATTTATCTAATATCATCCCCATAGACATCGCTACCAGGGAAGTCGTTGCTGCTCCTCCTCAATAA
- a CDS encoding PD40 domain-containing protein: MVLRTLLFVLCTNVLLRIGTCHPSRQIAYPMPRPDSIPMRFLPEVIPADKLHFCTAFSADGKKVFFCRGERGVWQIYELALGESGKSIPRLAPFSEASYSQADPFVTADGTLYFISNRPVNATDTIADYNIWRTRPEGEGKWSAPEYIEQVNSDSTEYYVSVARNGNLYFASNRRGGYGGLDLYVSEVVNGAFTTPKNLGAMVNTTGDEHDPLITAHEDYLVFTSDRPGGYGEADLYYAKQSGGQWSYPAHMSNRINTATYEYCPSFSPDGQYFYYSSELTIKWMESKYLPFTPAK; this comes from the coding sequence ATGGTATTACGGACACTCCTTTTTGTATTGTGCACCAACGTGCTGCTGCGTATCGGTACTTGTCATCCGAGCCGGCAAATTGCCTATCCAATGCCCCGTCCGGACTCTATTCCTATGCGATTCCTGCCGGAGGTTATACCGGCGGATAAGTTGCATTTCTGTACGGCATTTTCGGCAGACGGGAAGAAGGTCTTTTTTTGCCGGGGTGAAAGGGGAGTCTGGCAGATCTATGAGCTGGCATTGGGGGAATCCGGGAAGTCGATTCCCCGACTGGCTCCATTTTCTGAAGCAAGCTATTCACAGGCAGATCCGTTTGTTACGGCGGATGGCACTTTGTATTTCATTTCCAACCGGCCTGTAAATGCTACTGATACGATAGCTGATTATAATATCTGGCGGACCAGGCCGGAAGGGGAAGGTAAATGGTCTGCCCCGGAATATATTGAGCAGGTGAATTCTGATAGTACGGAGTATTATGTGTCTGTGGCCCGCAATGGTAATCTTTATTTTGCCTCTAACCGCCGGGGTGGTTATGGTGGACTGGATCTGTATGTAAGTGAGGTTGTCAATGGTGCATTTACGACACCTAAAAACCTGGGGGCAATGGTTAATACAACGGGTGATGAGCATGACCCGCTGATCACCGCACATGAGGATTACCTGGTGTTTACTTCTGACCGGCCCGGTGGGTACGGGGAGGCTGATCTTTATTATGCAAAGCAGTCAGGTGGCCAGTGGTCTTATCCTGCGCATATGAGTAACCGGATCAATACTGCTACCTATGAGTATTGTCCGAGTTTTTCTCCTGATGGACAATATTTCTACTACAGCAGTGAGCTTACTATTAAGTGGATGGAGTCAAAATATCTTCCTTTTACGCCAGCCAAATAA
- a CDS encoding CGNR zinc finger domain-containing protein translates to MRSIATLQLDGGCMVFDFVNTISNRHVPEAYDYLRSYPDFLEWAGKVGLLDESRIGELADYAASHPRKMAMAFDRVIQHRELLFELFGAIAYKHAPEQGAVIAYNTILQETFSHITITITNKQARAMVSDTTLHLDVPLYLLIKQAFDLLTGGRLERIKCCSNCEWLFFDHTKNGKRRWCNMQVCGSRDKSKRYYHKKKYM, encoded by the coding sequence ATGAGAAGTATAGCCACATTGCAGTTAGACGGAGGGTGTATGGTTTTTGATTTTGTCAATACCATCAGCAACCGGCATGTGCCTGAGGCATATGACTACCTGAGGAGTTACCCGGATTTTCTGGAGTGGGCAGGTAAGGTGGGCCTGCTGGATGAAAGCCGTATCGGGGAGTTGGCCGATTATGCTGCCAGTCATCCGCGTAAGATGGCGATGGCGTTTGATCGTGTGATACAGCATAGGGAGTTATTATTTGAACTGTTTGGCGCTATCGCGTACAAACATGCCCCTGAGCAGGGCGCTGTCATCGCTTATAATACGATACTACAGGAAACTTTTTCCCACATTACAATCACTATTACGAATAAGCAGGCCAGGGCGATGGTTTCGGATACTACGTTGCATTTAGATGTGCCGTTATATTTATTGATCAAGCAGGCATTTGACCTGCTTACGGGAGGCCGGTTGGAGCGTATTAAATGTTGTTCGAATTGTGAATGGCTTTTCTTCGATCATACCAAGAATGGGAAGCGAAGATGGTGCAATATGCAGGTTTGCGGAAGCCGGGATAAATCCAAAAGATACTACCACAAAAAAAAGTACATGTAA
- a CDS encoding epoxide hydrolase family protein — translation MSTVKPFKIEVQQTVLEDLQTRLRQTRWPDAPENIGWKYGTDPVFLQKLIAYWQNGYDWRKQEAALNKFPQFTVEIDSVNLHFLYIKSKKANARPLLLLHGWPDCFYRYYKVIPLLSDEYDIIVPSLPGFGFSSHVAMTDDGSAKVITTLMKEVLGYKTFLVAGGDVGSGIAKSIANLYPESVPAIHLSDVGYPNGTEDWATMTKAEQEFGQFIQQWWYAEGAYAMLHATKPQTQAYGLNDSPVGLAAWIVEKFHTWTDKEGNIEDHFTKDELLTNVMIYWVSQTINSSMRTYAAGAFQQLASGQKVNTPTGIAIFPGDAPTPKEWADRKANVKRFTVMEKGGHFAALQLPELWTKEVKTFFQSEVK, via the coding sequence ATGTCTACCGTTAAGCCATTCAAGATCGAAGTACAACAAACCGTATTGGAAGACCTCCAAACACGCCTGCGTCAAACACGCTGGCCCGATGCCCCTGAAAACATTGGCTGGAAATATGGTACAGACCCCGTATTCCTCCAAAAACTGATAGCCTACTGGCAAAATGGCTACGATTGGCGTAAACAGGAAGCCGCACTCAATAAATTTCCGCAGTTCACTGTAGAAATAGACAGTGTCAACCTCCACTTCCTCTACATTAAAAGTAAAAAAGCCAATGCCAGACCCTTACTGCTGCTACACGGATGGCCTGATTGTTTCTACCGCTATTACAAGGTCATTCCTTTACTCTCCGATGAATACGACATCATAGTACCTTCCCTTCCCGGTTTCGGCTTCTCCAGTCACGTTGCCATGACGGATGATGGCTCGGCAAAAGTGATCACGACACTGATGAAAGAAGTACTGGGTTATAAAACCTTCCTGGTAGCAGGTGGAGACGTAGGTAGCGGCATCGCCAAATCTATCGCAAATCTCTACCCTGAAAGCGTACCTGCTATCCATCTCTCAGATGTAGGTTATCCTAATGGTACCGAAGATTGGGCAACTATGACCAAAGCAGAACAAGAATTCGGACAGTTTATTCAACAGTGGTGGTACGCAGAAGGTGCATATGCAATGCTGCACGCTACCAAACCGCAAACACAAGCCTATGGACTGAATGACTCACCCGTAGGCCTTGCTGCCTGGATCGTAGAAAAGTTCCATACCTGGACTGACAAAGAGGGCAACATTGAAGATCACTTCACGAAAGATGAACTGCTCACCAATGTCATGATCTACTGGGTTAGTCAGACAATCAATTCGTCTATGCGTACCTATGCGGCTGGTGCCTTTCAACAACTGGCTTCAGGTCAAAAGGTAAATACGCCCACCGGCATAGCCATATTCCCGGGCGACGCTCCTACACCCAAAGAGTGGGCAGACAGAAAAGCAAACGTAAAACGCTTCACCGTAATGGAGAAAGGCGGACACTTTGCAGCACTGCAACTACCGGAATTGTGGACAAAAGAAGTGAAGACATTTTTCCAAAGCGAAGTGAAATAA